Within Novosphingobium resinovorum, the genomic segment TCAGCCCATGCTCAGCCCGGAATAGACGCCGAGCTTGTTGCCGTCGGGGTCGCGCAGGTAGGCCCCGAAGGCGCCGCGCGCCTGCGGCTTGGCCTCGGGGGCGCCTTCGTCGGTGCCGCCGTTGGCCAGGCCCGCCGCGTGCCAAGTCCTGACCGCATCCTGATCCGGCGCGTCGAACAGGATCGTGCCGCCATTGCCGTGCGTGCACGCCTCGCCGTCGCGCGCCGGGCCGAGCAGGAAGCGCACGCCGCCAAGGTCCCACATCACGATCGGGTACTGGTCCGGCGTCGAGCAGGGTGCGAGGCCCAGCGCACCGAAGGTCGCGTCATAGAACGCGCGGGTCCTGGCAAGGTCGTTCGACCCCAGGCGGATTGACTTGAGCAGCACGGTTTCCTCTCCCTTTCCCGTTTGCGGAGAGAGTGTCGGCGCGCAGGGCAGGGGTCAACGAGCGGAGGCGCAGGGGCGCGAGATATCGCGCAACGGATGGAGCGCGGACTTA encodes:
- a CDS encoding VOC family protein encodes the protein MLLKSIRLGSNDLARTRAFYDATFGALGLAPCSTPDQYPIVMWDLGGVRFLLGPARDGEACTHGNGGTILFDAPDQDAVRTWHAAGLANGGTDEGAPEAKPQARGAFGAYLRDPDGNKLGVYSGLSMG